A region of Mustela lutreola isolate mMusLut2 chromosome 17, mMusLut2.pri, whole genome shotgun sequence DNA encodes the following proteins:
- the PDZD9 gene encoding PDZ domain-containing protein 9 isoform X2 produces MKKAVLKDKNETQTGFNIKSSVHNLSKTQQTKLTVGNLGLGLVVIQNGPYLQITHLIRNGAAARDGKLKPGDVLISVGHANVLGYTLREFLKLLQHITIGTVLQIKIYRDFIDIPQEWQEIYDLIPETKFPVTRPTKKTEESKDDLLASSDDNEDVVSDKNLKYYKDPGSPGPQSATRPMSISREWHGYKKENQTISVGKDIQSDVMIHRENKKEVRAPSPYWTMVKHDKESSSSSTASSTSDAFWMEDYAQAEKSKVPPVSKAPTQAEKSKVPPVSKAPTQAEKSKVPPVSKAPTQAEKSKVPPVSKAPTQTEKSRVRPVSKVA; encoded by the exons ATGAAGAAGGCCGTCCTAAAAGACAAAAACG AAACACAAACTGGCTTCAACATCAAGTCATCTGTGCACAACTTGAGCAAAACTCAGCAGACCAAACTCACTGTGGGGAACCTTGGCTTGGGCCTGGTCGTCATCCAGAACGGGCCCTACCTCCAGATCACCCACCTCATCAGGAATGGGGCTGCGGCCAGGGATGGAAAACTCAAGCCAG gTGATGTTCTGATTAGTGTTGGCCATGCCAATGTGTTAGGATATACTCTTcgagaatttttaaaacttttgcaaCACATCACCATAGGAACAGTACTACAGATCAAGATTTACCGAGATTTTATTGACATACCCCAAGAGTGGCAAGAAATCTATGATTTAATCCCTGAGACCAAATTCCCAGTAACGCG cccAACAAAGAAAACTGAGGAGTCAAAAGATGACCTTTTGGCAAGCAGTGATGACAACGAAGATGTAGTTTCAGATAAAAACCTTAAGTATTATAAAGACCCAGGGTCCCCTGGGCCTCAGTCTGCAACAAGACCGATGTCTATCTCCAGAGAGTGGCATGGATACAAAAAGGAGAACCAGACCATTAGTGTAGGGAAAGACATTCAGAGTGACGTGATGATTcacagagagaacaagaaagaagtGAGAGCCCCTTCTCCATACTGGACAATGGTGAAGCACGACAAGGAaagctcttcctcctccaccGCCTCCTCCACCTCAGATGCATTTTGGATGGAAGACTACGCCCAGGCTGAAAAGAGCAAGGTTCCACCTGTATCGAAAGCTCCCACCCAGGCTGAAAAGAGCAAGGTTCCACCTGTATCGAAAGCTCCCACCCAGGCTGAAAAGAGCAAGGTTCCACCTGTATCGAAAGCTCCCACCCAGGCTGAAAAGAGCAAGGTTCCACCTGTATCGAAAGCTCCCACCCAGACTGAAAAGAGCAGGGTTCGACCTGTATCGAAAGTTGCTTAG
- the PDZD9 gene encoding PDZ domain-containing protein 9 isoform X1 — protein sequence MRSCCCVGDGLKKVSLFSLETQTGFNIKSSVHNLSKTQQTKLTVGNLGLGLVVIQNGPYLQITHLIRNGAAARDGKLKPGDVLISVGHANVLGYTLREFLKLLQHITIGTVLQIKIYRDFIDIPQEWQEIYDLIPETKFPVTRPTKKTEESKDDLLASSDDNEDVVSDKNLKYYKDPGSPGPQSATRPMSISREWHGYKKENQTISVGKDIQSDVMIHRENKKEVRAPSPYWTMVKHDKESSSSSTASSTSDAFWMEDYAQAEKSKVPPVSKAPTQAEKSKVPPVSKAPTQAEKSKVPPVSKAPTQAEKSKVPPVSKAPTQTEKSRVRPVSKVA from the exons ATGCGGTCATGTTGCTGTGTAGGTGACGGACTGAAAAAAGTCTCCCTCTTTTCATTAGAAACACAAACTGGCTTCAACATCAAGTCATCTGTGCACAACTTGAGCAAAACTCAGCAGACCAAACTCACTGTGGGGAACCTTGGCTTGGGCCTGGTCGTCATCCAGAACGGGCCCTACCTCCAGATCACCCACCTCATCAGGAATGGGGCTGCGGCCAGGGATGGAAAACTCAAGCCAG gTGATGTTCTGATTAGTGTTGGCCATGCCAATGTGTTAGGATATACTCTTcgagaatttttaaaacttttgcaaCACATCACCATAGGAACAGTACTACAGATCAAGATTTACCGAGATTTTATTGACATACCCCAAGAGTGGCAAGAAATCTATGATTTAATCCCTGAGACCAAATTCCCAGTAACGCG cccAACAAAGAAAACTGAGGAGTCAAAAGATGACCTTTTGGCAAGCAGTGATGACAACGAAGATGTAGTTTCAGATAAAAACCTTAAGTATTATAAAGACCCAGGGTCCCCTGGGCCTCAGTCTGCAACAAGACCGATGTCTATCTCCAGAGAGTGGCATGGATACAAAAAGGAGAACCAGACCATTAGTGTAGGGAAAGACATTCAGAGTGACGTGATGATTcacagagagaacaagaaagaagtGAGAGCCCCTTCTCCATACTGGACAATGGTGAAGCACGACAAGGAaagctcttcctcctccaccGCCTCCTCCACCTCAGATGCATTTTGGATGGAAGACTACGCCCAGGCTGAAAAGAGCAAGGTTCCACCTGTATCGAAAGCTCCCACCCAGGCTGAAAAGAGCAAGGTTCCACCTGTATCGAAAGCTCCCACCCAGGCTGAAAAGAGCAAGGTTCCACCTGTATCGAAAGCTCCCACCCAGGCTGAAAAGAGCAAGGTTCCACCTGTATCGAAAGCTCCCACCCAGACTGAAAAGAGCAGGGTTCGACCTGTATCGAAAGTTGCTTAG